The genome window TCCGCGGAAACGAGGGTTTATACCGCCAATCTCGCATATCCCGATCGAACCATATTAAAATTTCAGAATGGAGTTTACGCATCCGATCTCAAGTCGGCTGGTTTTAGAAAGGATGTTCCCTCGGATAAGGTTAAGAAGTTCGTCCAGGATTATCTCAACGAAGTTAAGGAAAGCGGGGTTCTGGAATTGACATACGTTACGAGCGTGGAAAAAAAAGGGGAGGACAGGATTTTTAAACTCAAGGACATCGGGGTCGATTATTACGTTCTCGGAATCCATACTCCCGCGTTTCAGACTCCGAAACATTTCGGGAGCAGCGTCGTACAATTGTTTTCCTCTATCTTTTCCGTCATCAGCTTCGGACTGATTCCGAGTTATGCGTCCTTGCAAGCCGGGACCGAAATCAGAATTTATGATAGAAATCTAAATCAGCTCACTTCGATCAAATACGACAACGGATATTCCGTGATGGGTGCCGTTTGGGCTTCTTCCGTACCGGAAGAATGTCGTAGAATGGGATGCGACGCTCTCAAACAGGTGACTTCTCCGCCTAAGTTCGTATATCAAGAATTCGGATCAAAGTTCGAGATGGACGTTGCGAGTTTTATCCAAGCGCAGGCCGCATTTCGAAAATGAACGATTCCTGGGAATGGTTCGGAAATGCCTTTTCCGTCTTCGGGGGATTTCTGGCTTTTTTGCTCGCGTTTCCGGAACTGATTCCATTCAAAAAAACTAAATTTCAAATCTCTTTCGCGATCACTCTGCTTTGTATCGGAGTTTTGCAGCTTTTGAACTCCGCCGTTTGTCAGGGAGTTTTCTCGGATTCCGCTTTCTATGTTCGCTTAACAATTCCGCTCTTGTTTGCCTCGGGGCCGCTCGCATATACGGCGTTAGCCGCAATGGTCGAGGAGGACTTTCGATTTGATCGAAAGCGAATTCTTTTTTGGATTCCGACGATCGTCTGCGGAATTGCGGTTTTTTTAATTCCTCGGGAAGAATCGGTTTTTCCCTGGAAAGTCGTGAGTCTTTCGAACGCTTCCGGCGCAAAAAGCCTCGTCTTATTTTTGTTTCTTGCTTCGACCGTATTTTCTTTCGTTTTCGGAATTTCGATTTTTCGAATTTTAATTTCGGTCAAAGAAGCTTCGCTTCGACTTTTGATCCGGATCTGCGCTTTGGACTTTGCGGGCGTTTCCGTATTCGGGGCTCTCGGATTTTTATACGGCGTTTTCTTTTTAAAAATTTCCTCCGTCTTTGTTTCTTTGGCTTTGTGCGGAATCTATTACGTACGAAAGCGCTATTCCAATTTGGAAGAAACGATCCACGTAGAATTGGTGAAGGCGAAGTATTCCCGATCGCGTCTCGGCGGATTGGAAATCGAAGGGATTCTTGCGCGTTTGGAAACGATGATGCGAACCGAAAAATTCTATCAGGATGAGGAAGTATCTCTTGCCGCCGTCGCGGAACGCGTTTCGTTGACGACTCATCAACTTTCGGAACTCATCAATAGCAAACTGAATAAGAGTTTTTTCGTATGGCTCAATCAATACAGAGTGGAAGAAGCGAAAAAACTTCTCGCGGAAACGAATAAGACCGTTTTAGAAATCGCGATGGAAGTCGGATTCAACAATCGATCCTCTTTCAACGAAGCCTTTTTAAAGCTCGCCGAAAAAACTCCCGTCGAATATCGAAAAACCGCAAAGGTCTGAAAAAAATTGTAAGCCTTTATAACACCGGTCGATTTCCAAATCGAAGCGGTGCATACTGGGTCTTGTTGCAAGCCAACAAGGAAGGTATGAATGCAAACCAACAGCCTATCGATGCAGCGATCCGCGGAAGGAAATCGTCTACTCGAGTTTTTTTCGAAAATTTATATCGCTTTAAACGTCTTGGTTTACGCGGGCTTTACGATCGGTTTTTTTCTCGTTCCGATTCGACTCGCTTCGATGATCGGAATCGAAATCAAAAGTTCCGCAGCGCTCGCGGATTTCAGAGCAATGTACGGCGGACTTTGTTTGGGAGTAGGCGTCGTCCTATTATTCGGATTATTCAAAGAAGAATGGCGTAGGGCCTCGATTCTGCTCGCCATCACAACCGCATCCGGTTTGTTCTTAGGAAGAATTTACACTTTGTTCTTGGACGGTCCGGGAAACGAATACATCTATTTGAGCATGGCTACCGAAGTAGGAGCGGTTGCCATCGGAACCTGGATATTACAAAGAACATCGAAGTAACGAGTTTTTCGTTACAACGATACGAAAGTTTTTAAAAACGTTTCTACATCGAGAATCGGAAA of Leptospira sanjuanensis contains these proteins:
- a CDS encoding DUF4345 domain-containing protein; the encoded protein is MQTNSLSMQRSAEGNRLLEFFSKIYIALNVLVYAGFTIGFFLVPIRLASMIGIEIKSSAALADFRAMYGGLCLGVGVVLLFGLFKEEWRRASILLAITTASGLFLGRIYTLFLDGPGNEYIYLSMATEVGAVAIGTWILQRTSK
- a CDS encoding helix-turn-helix domain-containing protein, yielding MNDSWEWFGNAFSVFGGFLAFLLAFPELIPFKKTKFQISFAITLLCIGVLQLLNSAVCQGVFSDSAFYVRLTIPLLFASGPLAYTALAAMVEEDFRFDRKRILFWIPTIVCGIAVFLIPREESVFPWKVVSLSNASGAKSLVLFLFLASTVFSFVFGISIFRILISVKEASLRLLIRICALDFAGVSVFGALGFLYGVFFLKISSVFVSLALCGIYYVRKRYSNLEETIHVELVKAKYSRSRLGGLEIEGILARLETMMRTEKFYQDEEVSLAAVAERVSLTTHQLSELINSKLNKSFFVWLNQYRVEEAKKLLAETNKTVLEIAMEVGFNNRSSFNEAFLKLAEKTPVEYRKTAKV
- a CDS encoding Lp29 family lipoprotein; protein product: MKQSRFFVFYILFLSFLLDCNYHYYVQKDGADSAAIPNLSKVRIAYIGFRPYATEMTTSSAETRVYTANLAYPDRTILKFQNGVYASDLKSAGFRKDVPSDKVKKFVQDYLNEVKESGVLELTYVTSVEKKGEDRIFKLKDIGVDYYVLGIHTPAFQTPKHFGSSVVQLFSSIFSVISFGLIPSYASLQAGTEIRIYDRNLNQLTSIKYDNGYSVMGAVWASSVPEECRRMGCDALKQVTSPPKFVYQEFGSKFEMDVASFIQAQAAFRK